The Perca fluviatilis chromosome 18, GENO_Pfluv_1.0, whole genome shotgun sequence genomic interval ctgtgtgtcggagtttagtgccggtgttggtgctgcccgggttgctacatcgccgccctgaccgcagtgtcagcgagcttgttacgcccgcaatcttttaccgcagcccgcaggttccagttaatcttataatgggcatgtgtgttgagttatttaaacaaacaatcggggaaataaagcctcttgtccgcgagtctcattgatagagccgcggtgagatggagtccatcaatgagagctagctagcctcctcctaactctgacattcacaaaaatacattcaattgatatccgaaatcggacaagtgttagctaagccttgtaagaccttgaggaacctgtaatattcatgccgtgacgaaattcaaactgtaaatatactttagttatgcgaaagtgagcaagctgcgatatttcaccattgtaatgaatgggacatatagcaagcagctgctcgtcctacaaagacgccttgctttcataaaaatgccttaaaatcaaatcggacacaacggttagctttataagacattggggaatgatgttatataagtggcgtgacgaaattcaaactgtaaatataatttagttatggcgacagtgtagctagctagctgtggtatttccccattgtaatgaatgggacatattgcaagcagctgctcgtcctacaaagaagcctcacgttcataaaaagcCTTTAAAATCAAAGGTGTGGACgtaaattcaaaccgtaaatatatttatagttatgccggcagctggccgcggagcccgtagtgcagtatccacaaagggtgactttgccctgggtatggagcccagcaggctgccgctttccgtcagactgtgtggagctcctaaagtccgacaccgttaccaaatttgcaattagccatcaaattttgtaaaacgggcccatatttcagctttatatagttgatttcccgcttaaaaagtctcagaagtgaatttggtaatgaaacattgcagtgtctggaatatgagattctgtcgcttctctaatgtatgtgtattggggattcgctcaaccaatcagcgcgcgtctctaatatgtgcgtatggcaagttgctcaaccaatcagcgcgcagctcatctaaatattcatgaccataccatatttggaagaaaagctcttgttacaaatagggccaaaacacagggatgcataagggccaataaaatatcaaccaggccattttcagcccaaccaatgttacataccccattaggagaccataaggaacagtgtgaaataccctatataatcattctatcacccctttaataactTTTTGGGGCTGGCAAGTTTCAATCCCTTAAGAAGCCTATGGAGAAGTGATCCAGCTCTCAGATTTAATCAAAAATATCTTAATTCGCGTTCCGAAGATGAACGAAAGTCTTACGGGGTTGGAACAACATGAGGGTGAGTAATTACTGACAGAATTTTCATTTTTGGGTGAACTAACCCTTTGAggagaaataaatgaatggatTAAAATTGTTCAGGTACGGTGTAATCATTGCTTTCTTAGTGAAGAAAATATCTCTCCACTCACTATTTGTTACATATGACCCTCTTGGTCATatacttttcattttttcaaGCTAGAAAGGCACAAGTAGTAGCAACTTACATTGACTTCTTACTCAGGTGGTCAAAAAGAGTCTGGATCAAAAGAGTCCGTAGTTTTGTTTTACTTGCACTCTTCAGATCAGAATCTCTTCTGTCTATGGCCATCCTTAGCACTGTTGGAAATACTAAAGAGGTATTAGGACTGGACTGTGCTTGGCTGGAGTCATCACTGCTTCTCGGAGGGTGCTCtctacaaaaaaaatgaaaaataggaggagaaaaaaaaaagagacactgAATAGAAAGATGGCCATCAAAGaatggaataaaaataaaatttgcaaATTAACAGTTAGCAAATAACTGGTGAACAACAATGTAGAAACAGAGTGGGCACAGTGCTGCATTTTGACGTATGGGATACCGTTTTGATTACCTGCTCGTTTGGTTGGTTTTAAGTTTCTCCAACTGGGCCAGAAACAGACTCTGCTTGCGAATGACTGGAATGAGCCTCTCAGACATCCTCTCTGAAATCGCAGCAAGAGTGGCCCCATCTATTTCATGTTCTGGGAAGGAGAAAGCATTTAACAAAGAACGAGAGGTTCAATAACTCATAAATGGCCAGCATTATTATGAATCTATCAATTATACATTACATTGTGATTGGCTGAGCTACATTCCAGGAACAAAATCTATGTTAGCATGCTGTTACATGTATGTTATAGACTCTAGTGAGGTCTTGAACCATGCGCTAATAGGTAACTGTGAATCTATGTTGTATGCCATTGACATTGAGGCAAATTCCTGGTGGGCTTTGTTATACTTTGTGTGCAAAGTAAGTCAATCTGATTGTTCACCACTGCAATCAAACaaatcattacattttaatcaATTTGAAGTTGCAAATAACTTAGTATATCTCACAGGCCTATGAAGCACTGAGATGTACAGGTTGTCCTCTTGATCTGCATATGCGTCAAGTGCATGGAAGTCAGTTTCCTCCCCAGGTGTAACGGCCACCCACTGAGTTGTTGATTGGACCCCGTAGGCATGCAGATGCTGAGAGAAGCACCAAGTTTTGTAGAGTCTTCCACACAATTTCCACTGACTGTGGTACTTAACAATATgtataactttaaaaaaaaaaaaagggatttcCTCAGCATGCACAAGTTCAAGGATCAAGAAGTGTCCAGTGGTGTATTTGACTCTGTCGTATAGCAATTGTTTGGTTTTCCAAAGTGTCTCACTCAGTTCAGATGTGTCCTTTGCAATAATCTCCCTAAGCTATGAGGGTAGTGCATGCAGAGGTATCTCTATTAAAGAGTACGGGACATCTTCCAAGCCATGGTTTCTAGTTGATTGTGTTTCCCAACATTGGCGCATTTGATAGCGCTTTGCCAGAGTCTTTGTTATATTCTGGTAATTGTTTACAATCGATGAAAGGCGTTTAAAGTACAGGTGTTTGGACTCATACCTGAGACACCAATGTGCTCTCAGCCAGTACTATGTCACATATAGATCTCAATAGCAAATAGAGACCCCAGTAAGTGTTTTCCTGAGGGACGAAGTTTCCGATCAAAAAAGGTAAGAGTCGGAAAAGGGTCAGTTTTTCAACTGCTTTTCCTTTGATGACACCTTGCTGCAGAGCAGATGGCTTCAGCAAAACAGGCTTGTGAGTGACATCATTTTGTCCAAACGGGAACTGTTGTAGCTGGTCATTAAACTGTTGCAGCGTTACCAGTCTTTCACTGCTAAGCTTTAGCAAGACTAACTTCAGAACCTGTGGGATGACTCCTTCAAGAATATCATGCATCAAGTCAGGCGGAAAGGATTCAGTAACCTCAAAATGAGGCAGTTTATCAAAAGGGCAGCGTCCAGTAACAGCATACAAGGATTTACCATTTGACACTTGTAAATGTCTACGGTGTGTCAGGAGTCCGGAGAATACATTCACTTTCCTCAGTTTTTTTACCAATGTCACGGTGGTGGCACAGACAGAAACGACAGATCCGTCCTTGACTAAAGCAAGTACTGAAGCCAGCCAAGGAATGGGCTGATAAATTATCAGCACAAATGGAAATCACAGAGCCTTTGAGAACACAGGACCGGTCTTCAATTTCAACTCATACCCCGCGGCACTGAAGTTCACAAAGGTCACGAAGAAGAGGTTGCAAAATTGGCTCGTAACCATACTTCTGAAGCAATCTGTGTCTGACAAGAACAGCCACATGTATATTTTGAAGACTGGAACGATACTTCAGAGGAATATTTCCAAGAGCAAAGTAGACACTTGAAATTTTGTGAATCTGCTTTTTGGATCCTAAACAATTTACAATTTCAAATTCATCAGTGTATAACTGGAGTCTCAGCTGTGTCTCAGAGCCATCAAAAAAGGCATGCTGTTGAAAAATTAATCCATCTGTTAAGTCTTTTAGTGTTTCCTCATCAAACAACGTGTCCTCCACAACATAATGAAAAACATCCTCTCTTCTCAGaatatttttcaaaacttcCAAAATGGGAATGTACTGGAAAGTCTCTTTTCTTCCTACTGAGTTGTATCCAAGTAAATACTCGACTGGTTCAATTAACCCAAACTCTCTAATACAGTACCTCTCAAACTGATAGTCTGACACAATAGCATCAAAACACTTCCCAAAGAAGTTGTCTTCAACCAAGGACTTCAAGTTTGAATGATTGTCAATCTTGATATTTGCTTCTTCAAGACAGAACCATATAAGGTCTCTAGACTGTTCATTAAAAAGTTCAAGCAGTATTTTCACCTCATGAGTAACAGTATGCCGAACAGTTTTGGGGAGGATGTGCTTTTCTTGaagttttaaacaaaacaatgcaaaatgtCTCTCAATTAGTGATCTGAACCCACATATCTTTTCGGAAAAAGAGATATTTGGTTCTTCAGAATCAAAAGTTTCCTCGAAATCATTAAAAGTAGGTGAGGTGCCTGGAATCTCCTGGTTGTTCTCCGAATCCTCTGCGTTTCTCAAGATTTTGTGAGTCCGAAAAACATGGACACGTAAAgaactcactcacacacttttTTGGCAGCCATTGTGTCCACATACAACAATGAAATTTGGCTCATTCTCGTGGAAATACTGCAGGTGTTTGAGGTATCTGTTGTAAGAGACTGTTTTTACATGGCAGTTAGGGCACTGGTGCATCGCAATACTTGAAGCTCACCCACAAATGTTTCACAGAATTCTCCCAAGTCAATATCTCTCAACCATTGACAAACTTGGACATAAGTCCAACATGTGAAGTCCGTCATAACctgaagatagagagagaaaaaaatcaaattacaAAACTAGGATGAATGTTAGTCTTTAGCTCTATCTGCAACATAGTGATTACAAACATTAGGCCTCATGGAAACATGAATGACTCATATTAGCTAACTTAACTTATAacttaaaataaacataaatactaGATAAAAAGAACAGTAGCTACAGTAACAGTAATGTTAAATTGTTAACTGGATAAAATTAATTAACACGATTCATTAAAATATTCACAACAAGATATAGGTTTACATCaataaataatgataaataGACTAAATTCAGccaacatttaacttaacagcATTATTGTTTGTTTCCATTCTAGTACACTTGCAAAGACGTGTTTGACATTAGGTTACACTGGCTAATGTAACATATGCCTCTTGCATGGTAACATTACATTAATACATCATTTGAGCTTTAAATGGTTACTATATCTATTAGTTAATTCTTGTAATATAACATTAGTACTTAATTTTTTAGTTCTAAGGTTTGTTACTTTCATATTCTTAAGTTTATTTAGTACTTTGCTGCTACACATGCAGCTATAAAGCCTGTCACCGCGGGATCAGACATCCCTTGGAGTCAACTGGCTAACAACAAGCTAACAAGTTCAGCCGCCATTTTATTGTCGGCCGTTAGCCCACCGCCATCTGCTGCCTGTC includes:
- the LOC120546193 gene encoding sterile alpha motif domain-containing protein 3-like → MTDFTCWTYVQVCQWLRDIDLGEFCETFVEHEIDGATLAAISERMSERLIPVIRKQSLFLAQLEKLKTNQTSREHPPRSSDDSSQAQSSPNTSLVFPTVLRMAIDRRDSDLKSASKTKLRTLLIQTLFDHLSKKSMYPTHLQYIELLSILIMDHPFLR